TTTCGGGAATGAGTCAGCTTGCGGCCAGTGCCTTCATCGTGGTGGCCGGGTTCTTCGCCGGAGGCATTCCCCTGGCCCTAATCCTTTACGGAAGAAGGAGGTAAGCCATGGAACTCTTGGTGGGACTCGTAACCGGCATAATCTGGGGATACATCTTTCAGCGGGCCCGGATCGTGCGTTTTGAAAAACACGCCGGGCTCCTCACCCTTACCGATCTTACGGTGCTCAAGTTTCTCCTTTCCGGAGTGGTGGTGGGGGCCATCGGGATCCAGCTTCTCACCACCCTGGGGCTGGCCCCCTATCACCTCAAGCCCACCCATGTGGCGGCCAACTTCGTGGGCGGGGTGATCTACGGCCTGGGCTGGGCCTTCCTGGGTTACTGCCCGGGGACCATGCCCGGCGCCGTGGGCGAAGGGTCCTTCGACGCCCTGTTCGGAATTCTGGGGGGACTTCTCGGGGCCATGGCCTACGCCCACACCTATCCCTTCTGGAAGAAGACCCTCCTCGGGATCGGCGCCTACGGAAAGGTCTCGCTCCCCATGCTGCTTCACCTTCCTCCGCTTCTGGTAGCGGTGGTGTTCGCAGGCCTCCTCTTGGCCTTCATCGTTTTTCTTGAGAAAATGGGCTGGTGATCCGGGTCAGGGTAAAGGGCCAGAGGAGACTAAGCCCGGGCTATCTGCTTCTGGATCTCGAAGCCCCGGAGGTGGCCGAGAGGGCCCGTCCGGGGCAATTCGTGCGGGTTAAGGCCTGGTGGGGACGGGATCCGCTGCTCCCCCGTCCCTTTTCGGTGCACGAGGTCCTCGGGGGACGGATCCGCCTTCTTTACGGGGTGCGGGGCCCGGGCACGGAGACCCTTTCGAGGCTTTCGCGGGGCGATGTACTCCTTCTGGACGGCCCCCTGGGACGCCCCTTTCCCCTGCCGGAGCGGGGACCGGTGTGGCTCGTGGCTGGGG
The window above is part of the Thermosulfurimonas sp. F29 genome. Proteins encoded here:
- a CDS encoding YeeE/YedE thiosulfate transporter family protein, coding for MELLVGLVTGIIWGYIFQRARIVRFEKHAGLLTLTDLTVLKFLLSGVVVGAIGIQLLTTLGLAPYHLKPTHVAANFVGGVIYGLGWAFLGYCPGTMPGAVGEGSFDALFGILGGLLGAMAYAHTYPFWKKTLLGIGAYGKVSLPMLLHLPPLLVAVVFAGLLLAFIVFLEKMGW